From one Flavobacterium kingsejongi genomic stretch:
- a CDS encoding VOC family protein → MAIQQKITANLWFDGQAEAAVQFYTGIFKNASIGRVTRYGKEGFEFHGKPEGTAMTIQFYLEGQEFVALNGGPQFKFTEALSFIVNCDTQEEIDYYWERLSEKGDPAAQVCGWLKDQYGLSWQIVPTLLVDLITNAEGAKAQKVMHALMGMKKINSKELQEAFDS, encoded by the coding sequence ATGGCAATTCAGCAAAAAATAACAGCTAACTTATGGTTTGACGGACAGGCAGAAGCTGCAGTACAATTTTATACCGGGATTTTCAAAAATGCATCCATAGGAAGGGTGACGCGATATGGAAAAGAAGGTTTTGAATTCCATGGCAAGCCCGAAGGTACAGCAATGACGATCCAGTTTTACCTGGAAGGGCAGGAGTTTGTTGCCCTGAATGGCGGCCCACAGTTTAAATTTACCGAAGCACTATCCTTTATTGTAAATTGTGACACCCAGGAGGAGATTGATTATTACTGGGAACGGCTTTCCGAAAAGGGCGATCCGGCAGCGCAGGTATGTGGCTGGCTCAAAGATCAATATGGACTTTCCTGGCAGATTGTACCTACACTATTGGTAGACCTGATAACGAATGCAGAAGGGGCAAAGGCGCAGAAAGTGATGCATGCCCTGATGGGGATGAAGAAAATCAATAGTAAAGAATTACAAGAAGCCTTTGATAGTTAG